In Sebaldella termitidis ATCC 33386, one DNA window encodes the following:
- a CDS encoding indolepyruvate ferredoxin oxidoreductase subunit alpha: protein MAYSINKETCIACGACEGVCPVEAIAEADGKYAIDGATCIDCGACEGVCPVEAISGE, encoded by the coding sequence ATGGCTTATTCAATAAACAAAGAAACTTGTATAGCTTGCGGAGCATGTGAAGGAGTATGTCCAGTAGAAGCAATAGCTGAAGCAGATGGAAAATATGCAATAGATGGAGCAACTTGTATTGATTGCGGAGCATGCGAAGGGGTATGTCCGGTAGAAGCAATATCAGGTGAATAA
- a CDS encoding cysteine hydrolase family protein has protein sequence MKEALLIIDVQNDYFENGKMELKNPLKALENIKRLLAKFRNEKKEIIFIKHIAIREEAGFFLKDTYGSEIHEAIMPLASEKIVVKNYPNSFFNTELDEYLKEKNIENLVITGMMTHMCVDSTTRAARDLGYKCVVIKDTCATRDFIFEGNIVTAEDIQSSFMTALGYYYAEILSCAEYLKN, from the coding sequence ATGAAAGAAGCACTATTAATAATTGATGTACAGAATGATTACTTTGAAAACGGGAAAATGGAACTGAAAAATCCTCTGAAAGCTTTAGAAAACATAAAAAGATTGCTTGCAAAATTCCGAAATGAAAAAAAGGAAATTATCTTTATAAAGCATATCGCAATAAGAGAGGAAGCAGGATTTTTTCTGAAAGATACTTACGGATCTGAGATTCATGAGGCAATAATGCCGCTAGCTTCTGAAAAAATAGTAGTAAAAAACTATCCGAACAGTTTTTTTAATACAGAACTGGACGAATATCTAAAAGAAAAAAATATAGAAAATCTGGTTATAACTGGAATGATGACACATATGTGTGTAGACTCCACTACGAGAGCTGCCAGAGACCTAGGATATAAATGTGTGGTAATAAAAGATACATGTGCAACAAGAGATTTTATCTTTGAGGGAAATATTGTTACAGCAGAAGATATTCAAAGTTCTTTTATGACAGCATTAGGGTACTATTATGCAGAGATTTTAAGCTGTGCAGAGTATTTGAAAAATTAA
- a CDS encoding winged helix-turn-helix transcriptional regulator, giving the protein MKLREEFTCPLELATDLISAKWKTIILWELSSGTKRLKDLRKIKNINEKMLLQHLNELIDAGIIAKKDYNTYPLRTDYYLTELGEKLLPTLEALQEFGKEFIKQGGSSMEEEIKLKSLELIKKSSVSIIGSVSSDGFPDIKAMLAPREINGLKEIFFTTNTSSMRVGQYRENPRASLYFYNDRLFIGVLLEGNMEVLTDSDTKKRIWRDGDTLYYKKGVDDEDYCVLRFTAKSGRLYENFSSVSFEI; this is encoded by the coding sequence ATGAAACTCAGGGAAGAATTCACATGTCCTCTGGAATTGGCAACTGATCTGATATCTGCCAAATGGAAGACGATAATTTTGTGGGAACTGAGCAGCGGGACAAAAAGGCTCAAGGATTTAAGAAAAATAAAAAATATAAATGAAAAAATGCTGCTGCAGCATCTGAATGAGCTGATAGATGCAGGTATAATTGCTAAGAAGGATTATAATACCTATCCTTTGAGGACAGATTACTATCTCACGGAATTAGGCGAGAAATTACTTCCCACACTGGAAGCCCTGCAGGAATTCGGAAAAGAGTTTATAAAACAAGGAGGCAGCAGTATGGAAGAAGAAATAAAATTAAAATCTCTGGAACTAATAAAAAAAAGCAGTGTGTCAATCATAGGATCAGTAAGCAGCGACGGATTTCCTGATATAAAGGCAATGCTTGCACCACGGGAAATAAATGGTTTGAAGGAAATATTTTTTACTACGAATACCTCCTCAATGCGGGTAGGGCAGTATAGAGAAAATCCCAGAGCCAGTCTGTATTTCTATAATGACAGATTATTTATAGGCGTTCTGCTTGAAGGAAATATGGAGGTACTAACGGACAGTGATACAAAAAAGCGTATATGGCGGGACGGAGATACTCTTTACTATAAAAAAGGAGTAGATGATGAAGATTACTGTGTTTTACGTTTTACTGCAAAATCCGGAAGGCTTTATGAAAATTTTTCATCTGTGAGTTTTGAAATTTAG
- a CDS encoding D-2-hydroxyacid dehydrogenase → MKILLFHSKKFPITKEAQNIIDNEFQNHKFFTVNSRNSLFQELPDTDIFLTGVFTKEMADISKKLKWVNALSAGVDNFDLELFRKNNIIFTNSTGMHKIQMSEYAVMSMVMLIRNMNFFMKNQYNNIWNQEITQSQISGKTLGILGLGSIGRETARKAHFMGMKVIGLNTSGINKDEFIEKVYTLKDLDTVIKNSDFLINLLPSREETKYLLTLEKMKLMKKGAYFINMGRGSIISNDTLYEVLKDNIISGAVCDVFETEPLSQESPLWKLENLIITPHICGNSDTYIAKALRVFSDNFQNYINNEKMFNVIT, encoded by the coding sequence ATGAAAATATTATTGTTTCATAGTAAAAAATTTCCAATAACCAAAGAAGCACAAAATATAATAGACAATGAATTTCAAAATCATAAATTTTTCACGGTAAATTCCAGAAATTCATTATTTCAGGAGCTTCCTGATACGGATATTTTCCTTACAGGAGTATTTACCAAAGAAATGGCTGATATTTCAAAAAAATTAAAGTGGGTAAATGCACTAAGTGCAGGGGTTGATAATTTTGATCTGGAATTATTCAGAAAAAATAATATAATTTTTACTAATTCCACAGGGATGCATAAAATACAGATGTCGGAATATGCCGTAATGTCTATGGTTATGCTTATAAGAAATATGAATTTCTTTATGAAAAATCAATATAATAATATCTGGAATCAGGAAATTACACAAAGCCAGATATCAGGCAAAACTCTCGGCATTCTTGGTCTGGGTTCCATAGGCAGGGAAACTGCCCGAAAAGCTCATTTTATGGGAATGAAGGTTATTGGTCTAAATACTTCCGGAATAAATAAAGATGAGTTTATTGAAAAAGTTTATACACTGAAAGATCTGGACACTGTTATAAAGAACAGCGACTTTCTGATTAATCTTCTTCCTAGCAGAGAAGAAACAAAATATCTTCTTACACTTGAAAAAATGAAATTAATGAAAAAAGGCGCTTATTTTATAAATATGGGAAGAGGCAGTATTATAAGCAATGATACTCTTTACGAAGTCTTAAAAGATAATATTATCTCTGGAGCTGTGTGTGACGTATTTGAAACTGAGCCTCTCTCACAGGAATCTCCGCTGTGGAAACTGGAAAATCTTATTATTACTCCGCACATATGCGGTAATTCTGACACATACATAGCAAAAGCTCTCAGAGTATTTTCTGATAATTTCCAGAATTATATAAATAATGAAAAAATGTTTAATGTAATTACATGA
- a CDS encoding PTS sugar transporter subunit IIA has product MINILVMSHGEFAEGICKSAEMIIGEQENLKTVIFNPGESLDTLVEKLKKAINEFDNDFSHLLLVDIFGGSPSNATALLLAENYKINAVSGVNLPMLLEALTERENTAADMLVKQLKAAGNEGIIDITEAFSAE; this is encoded by the coding sequence ATGATAAATATTTTGGTAATGTCACATGGTGAATTTGCCGAAGGAATATGCAAATCGGCAGAAATGATAATCGGAGAGCAGGAAAATCTGAAAACAGTGATTTTTAATCCCGGAGAATCTCTGGATACACTTGTGGAAAAGTTAAAAAAAGCAATTAATGAATTTGATAATGATTTCTCTCATTTACTGCTTGTAGATATATTTGGCGGTTCACCTTCGAATGCTACAGCACTTCTGCTTGCTGAAAACTATAAAATAAATGCTGTTTCGGGTGTAAATCTTCCGATGCTGCTGGAAGCACTTACTGAAAGAGAGAATACTGCTGCGGATATGCTCGTGAAGCAGCTGAAAGCAGCAGGGAATGAAGGGATTATTGATATAACAGAAGCATTTAGTGCAGAGTGA
- a CDS encoding PTS system mannose/fructose/sorbose family transporter subunit IID, translated as MSENNMKNEVTKKDLYKVGVRWLMSNTSAWNWERMQNVAFAWSMVPVLKKVTNTKEELGHALSRHMSFFNTEPTIGTPLIGAVAAMEVQKSKGEDIPDDVFNAIKSGLMGPMAALGDSLFASTGNALLLSFGMGLALEGNILGPVMFAVIWTAITIGFSMWGIQFGFKEGMKIMDSEIFSPEMISKATAFLAILGLTVVGGLSAQFISLKTKIAWGNGESVTKLQDIFDGLMPGILPFILVMVIWYLHDKKNISVMKLLLLLILIGAAGSLIRLF; from the coding sequence ATGTCTGAAAATAATATGAAAAATGAAGTGACAAAGAAAGATTTATATAAAGTAGGAGTAAGATGGCTTATGTCCAATACTTCGGCATGGAACTGGGAAAGAATGCAGAATGTGGCCTTTGCCTGGAGCATGGTTCCTGTACTAAAGAAAGTAACCAATACAAAAGAAGAATTAGGACATGCTTTAAGCAGACATATGAGCTTTTTCAATACTGAGCCTACTATAGGAACACCGCTTATAGGTGCTGTTGCAGCTATGGAGGTACAGAAATCAAAGGGAGAAGATATTCCGGATGATGTATTTAATGCAATAAAATCAGGCTTAATGGGACCGATGGCAGCTCTGGGAGATTCATTGTTTGCAAGTACGGGAAATGCGCTTCTTTTGAGCTTTGGGATGGGGCTGGCTCTTGAGGGAAATATTTTAGGTCCTGTAATGTTTGCAGTAATATGGACAGCAATAACAATTGGATTCTCAATGTGGGGAATACAGTTCGGCTTTAAAGAGGGAATGAAAATAATGGATTCCGAGATTTTCTCTCCGGAAATGATAAGTAAGGCAACGGCATTTCTGGCTATATTAGGATTAACAGTGGTAGGCGGACTGTCAGCGCAGTTTATTTCACTTAAAACAAAAATAGCATGGGGAAACGGTGAAAGTGTAACAAAGCTCCAGGATATTTTTGACGGACTTATGCCGGGGATTCTTCCGTTTATACTGGTAATGGTCATATGGTATCTGCATGATAAAAAAAATATATCTGTGATGAAGCTTCTTTTGCTTCTTATATTAATCGGAGCAGCAGGATCATTAATAAGATTATTTTAA
- a CDS encoding PTS mannose/fructose/sorbose/N-acetylgalactosamine transporter subunit IIC — MTLLQAILVSLFAYLAWIATPWLGGQGISYHVFGKPLVAGLIVGIIMGDVRNGVIIGATINALYIGAVTPGGAMSSDINFAGYVGTALALSTGVTAEMAVSIAVPLGLVGTFVWQLFATINSFLVHKTDEYALNGEVGKLTFMTLGLPQIIALVLRFIPAFLVLYFGASIAQNLVQLIPEWLTNIITVIGGMLPALGMAVLLKMLLSSPALISYFIIGFIAVTALNLPIFTIALIGIALALISFLNNSSREAADV, encoded by the coding sequence ATGACACTATTGCAGGCAATTTTAGTTTCACTTTTTGCATATCTTGCATGGATAGCAACTCCGTGGCTGGGAGGACAGGGTATTTCCTATCATGTATTTGGAAAACCTTTGGTTGCAGGACTTATTGTTGGTATAATTATGGGGGATGTCAGAAACGGCGTTATTATAGGGGCTACAATTAATGCTTTATATATAGGGGCGGTTACACCGGGAGGTGCAATGTCATCGGATATAAATTTCGCAGGCTATGTGGGAACAGCACTTGCTCTGTCTACAGGAGTGACAGCGGAAATGGCTGTATCGATAGCTGTGCCCTTGGGACTTGTAGGAACCTTTGTATGGCAGCTGTTTGCTACAATAAATTCGTTTTTAGTACATAAAACAGATGAATATGCCTTAAACGGTGAAGTAGGAAAACTTACTTTTATGACATTGGGACTTCCGCAGATTATTGCACTGGTATTAAGATTTATTCCGGCATTTCTGGTACTGTATTTTGGTGCATCTATTGCACAGAATCTGGTTCAGCTGATTCCAGAATGGCTTACTAATATCATTACAGTAATAGGAGGAATGCTTCCTGCTTTAGGGATGGCCGTGCTTTTGAAAATGCTGCTGTCATCTCCGGCTTTGATAAGCTATTTTATAATTGGGTTTATTGCTGTTACAGCATTAAATCTTCCTATCTTTACAATAGCTCTTATAGGAATAGCACTTGCTCTGATCAGTTTTTTGAATAATTCAAGCAGGGAGGCGGCGGATGTCTGA
- a CDS encoding PTS sugar transporter subunit IIB, whose product MFLRIDDRLVHGQVVTAWIKQLNVKSILVIDDLAAGNPIISKALTMATPKNIKLVIKSVEDAKSCLCDFEEKDLLIITKAPVNAKKVIQENLCYEWKMNVGNMGMDAGRKKYAQTVYLDEENYAAIKELEAIENIDIFMQTVPGQTVTKF is encoded by the coding sequence ATGTTTTTAAGAATAGATGACAGATTAGTACACGGACAGGTGGTAACAGCGTGGATAAAGCAGCTTAATGTCAAAAGTATACTGGTAATAGATGACCTGGCAGCAGGTAATCCTATTATTTCGAAGGCACTGACTATGGCTACGCCTAAAAATATAAAGCTGGTAATAAAATCAGTAGAAGATGCCAAAAGCTGTCTTTGTGATTTTGAAGAAAAGGATCTTCTTATAATAACAAAGGCACCTGTTAATGCTAAAAAGGTAATACAAGAAAATCTGTGTTATGAATGGAAAATGAATGTGGGTAATATGGGGATGGACGCCGGGAGAAAGAAATATGCACAGACAGTGTATCTTGACGAAGAAAATTATGCAGCTATAAAAGAACTGGAAGCAATAGAAAATATTGATATTTTTATGCAGACAGTTCCCGGACAGACAGTAACAAAATTTTAA
- a CDS encoding pyruvate formate lyase family protein — MKKINISGAQNVEVSKKLPCEKSTAEQLDIMEEYTSVHKASLHLSKEKREINCLNVIFPRLFRNIEEDDLIAGRLDFLPVGFGSVTSVGGVGHYCVFDKLQKFQSELVSEEDKKRVDKIGKYWEEHDVKALYCKDVLTEDTIGRFIDCNYPLMATARLSGMMLDYPKLLDNGIDGLKNIIKDKLNKSAENEFLKIALETLDLYEKTVDYERKLIAKAMKNAGEERLKELLLIDESLSAIRNNKPKTFHQALQMFWLYALLAGCINYGRLDDYLGPYLKHDLETGLITEEDAYRYLKSLWTLIENRRTTVNGRIITGGYGRKNIEAADIFTRIALKVTKDCKYVEPQFTLRITKETPQDIMDMAYDCIGEGVTYPTLYNDEINIPAVMYSMRVDRETAEQYVPFGCGEFVIQGQSVGTPNILINLLKILNITLNKGIDPMDGKKKSGNIIMKDPDEYRSFDELYSKYKELLDYYLDLSADAQYHSYEVMNREVSFMFASILTNDCISRGKSILDGGVRYLGGTNETYGNINSSDALYAIKTLVFDQKKYTLKELNEAAHHNFKGYEKIREELWNCGKYGNDIEEADELANDLYEFVAKGNRDRGLKKGMDYFLIVISNNQTNTEWGRKTSASLDGRYSGQFMNPANNPQGGADKNGPTALLNSLSRFDAKYHGGSVQNIKFTPNMFNKNRKIIKSLFDTYFKKGGCHLMVTVVDRGVLKDAQDHPEKYPDLVVRVSGFSAIFVNLERDVQDEVMSRVLYDA, encoded by the coding sequence ATGAAAAAGATAAATATATCTGGTGCACAGAATGTAGAAGTCAGTAAAAAACTTCCGTGTGAAAAGTCAACGGCAGAACAGCTGGATATTATGGAGGAATATACTTCGGTTCATAAAGCATCGTTACATTTATCCAAAGAAAAAAGAGAAATAAACTGTCTGAATGTTATTTTTCCCAGATTATTCAGAAATATAGAAGAAGATGATCTGATAGCTGGAAGACTTGATTTTCTTCCCGTAGGATTTGGTTCTGTTACATCTGTAGGAGGTGTGGGGCATTATTGTGTTTTTGACAAACTACAGAAGTTTCAAAGTGAACTTGTATCAGAAGAGGATAAAAAGCGTGTCGATAAAATCGGAAAATATTGGGAAGAGCATGATGTAAAAGCTCTATACTGCAAAGATGTGCTTACTGAAGATACCATAGGAAGATTTATAGACTGTAATTATCCTTTGATGGCAACAGCGAGACTCAGCGGGATGATGCTTGATTATCCGAAGCTTCTGGATAACGGAATTGATGGTCTGAAAAATATCATAAAAGATAAACTGAATAAATCCGCAGAAAATGAATTTCTAAAGATTGCATTGGAAACACTGGATTTATATGAAAAAACAGTTGATTATGAAAGAAAGCTTATCGCCAAGGCAATGAAAAATGCAGGAGAAGAGAGATTAAAAGAGCTCCTTCTTATAGATGAGAGTCTGTCTGCAATAAGAAATAACAAACCCAAAACTTTTCATCAGGCATTGCAGATGTTCTGGCTTTATGCTTTACTTGCCGGCTGTATTAATTATGGACGTCTTGACGACTATCTCGGTCCGTATCTGAAACATGATCTTGAAACAGGGCTTATAACAGAGGAAGATGCTTACAGATATCTAAAGTCACTGTGGACATTAATAGAAAACAGAAGAACAACGGTAAACGGGCGAATAATTACCGGCGGCTACGGACGTAAAAATATAGAAGCAGCGGATATTTTTACACGTATAGCTCTAAAGGTAACAAAAGACTGTAAATATGTAGAGCCGCAGTTTACCTTGAGAATAACAAAGGAAACACCGCAGGATATTATGGATATGGCATATGACTGTATAGGTGAGGGTGTAACATATCCCACGCTTTATAATGACGAGATAAATATTCCGGCAGTAATGTACAGCATGCGTGTGGACAGAGAAACAGCAGAACAGTATGTACCTTTCGGGTGCGGCGAATTTGTTATTCAGGGTCAGAGTGTAGGAACCCCGAATATACTTATAAATTTACTAAAAATTTTGAATATTACTTTGAATAAAGGGATAGATCCCATGGACGGTAAAAAAAAATCCGGAAATATAATTATGAAAGATCCGGATGAATACAGAAGCTTTGATGAGCTTTATTCCAAGTACAAAGAGCTGCTGGATTATTATCTTGATTTATCTGCTGATGCACAATATCACAGTTATGAAGTAATGAACAGGGAAGTATCCTTTATGTTTGCGAGTATACTTACTAATGACTGTATAAGCAGGGGAAAATCTATTTTAGACGGCGGGGTAAGATATCTAGGCGGTACGAATGAGACATACGGTAATATTAATTCCAGCGATGCACTTTATGCTATTAAAACATTGGTTTTTGATCAGAAAAAATATACATTGAAAGAATTAAACGAAGCTGCTCACCATAATTTTAAAGGATATGAAAAAATACGCGAGGAATTATGGAATTGCGGTAAATACGGAAATGACATAGAGGAAGCAGACGAACTGGCAAATGATCTTTATGAATTTGTTGCTAAAGGAAACAGGGACAGAGGGCTTAAAAAAGGTATGGATTATTTTCTTATTGTAATAAGCAATAACCAGACAAATACAGAATGGGGAAGAAAAACATCAGCATCTCTTGACGGAAGATATTCGGGACAGTTTATGAATCCTGCTAATAATCCGCAGGGAGGAGCAGATAAAAACGGTCCTACAGCACTGCTGAATTCACTGTCCAGATTTGATGCAAAGTATCATGGAGGCTCTGTTCAGAATATAAAGTTTACTCCGAATATGTTTAATAAAAACAGAAAAATAATAAAATCATTATTCGATACTTATTTTAAAAAGGGAGGATGCCACTTAATGGTAACTGTGGTAGATCGGGGAGTTCTCAAAGATGCACAGGATCATCCGGAAAAATATCCTGATCTTGTAGTTAGAGTAAGTGGTTTTAGTGCAATATTTGTAAATCTTGAAAGAGATGTACAGGACGAGGTAATGAGCAGGGTGCTTTATGACGCATAG
- a CDS encoding N-acetylmannosamine-6-phosphate 2-epimerase, protein MKTNDPRKKEILESFRNGLIVSCQVQKDEPIYTNDMVVKMAQAAKWAGAVGIRANTPEQIRLIKENCDLPIIGLYKIWHEDTDVFITPTLEACREVWEAGADIIALDCTSQLTHEKTKAWDLLPIVKREIPEAIIFADVANYAEARRAIDNGADIVAPTLYGYTEETKHIEGANMREFARMCRDFKDEAYVLMEGHIYTPEEAMECLYLGAHAVVVGSAITRPHLTAKRFVDLLGGYQDNWRDAERSKH, encoded by the coding sequence ATGAAAACTAATGATCCAAGAAAGAAAGAGATATTGGAGTCATTTAGAAACGGACTTATAGTATCCTGTCAGGTACAAAAGGACGAACCTATCTATACAAATGACATGGTAGTAAAAATGGCACAGGCGGCGAAATGGGCAGGAGCTGTGGGGATCAGGGCAAATACCCCTGAGCAGATAAGACTGATTAAAGAGAATTGTGATTTACCAATAATAGGATTGTATAAAATATGGCATGAGGATACTGATGTATTTATTACGCCTACGCTTGAAGCATGCAGAGAGGTATGGGAAGCTGGTGCAGATATAATAGCACTTGACTGTACTTCACAGCTGACTCATGAAAAAACCAAGGCATGGGATCTTCTTCCGATAGTGAAACGAGAGATACCAGAAGCAATTATTTTTGCTGATGTAGCTAATTATGCCGAAGCAAGACGTGCTATAGACAACGGAGCGGATATAGTAGCTCCTACATTATACGGCTATACTGAAGAAACTAAGCATATAGAGGGCGCTAATATGAGAGAATTCGCAAGAATGTGCAGAGACTTTAAGGATGAAGCATATGTACTTATGGAAGGGCATATATACACACCGGAAGAGGCTATGGAATGTCTTTATCTCGGGGCACATGCAGTAGTAGTAGGAAGTGCCATAACAAGACCGCATCTGACTGCAAAAAGATTTGTAGATTTACTTGGGGGATATCAGGATAACTGGCGTGATGCCGAAAGGAGCAAACATTAA